The Streptomyces sp. SS1-1 genome has a segment encoding these proteins:
- a CDS encoding class E sortase, with protein MNVASTTDDTEYADRSASRQSPRRPERRRRLGPVAAVISVFGELLITAGLVMGLFVVYSLWWTNVLADRAAGKEADKVRDGWEHQDDGSGRPPEFDSGAGIGFLHVPAMSKSEILVEKGTSSKILNDGVAGYYTDPVKATLPTSDKKGNFSLAAHRDGHGAKFHNIHKLAEGDPIVFETKDKWYVYKVYSVLPETSKYNVQVLGDVPKESGKTKAGHYITLTTCTPVYTSRYRYVVWGELQRVEKVDEQRTPPKELR; from the coding sequence ATGAACGTGGCATCGACCACCGACGACACCGAGTACGCGGACCGCTCCGCGTCGCGTCAGTCCCCGCGCCGGCCGGAACGCCGCCGCCGTCTGGGTCCCGTGGCGGCGGTGATCAGCGTCTTCGGTGAACTCCTCATCACGGCGGGCCTGGTGATGGGCCTGTTCGTCGTGTACTCCCTGTGGTGGACGAACGTCCTCGCCGACCGGGCGGCCGGCAAGGAGGCCGACAAGGTCCGTGACGGCTGGGAGCACCAGGACGACGGTTCCGGTCGCCCCCCGGAGTTCGACTCCGGGGCCGGTATCGGCTTCCTCCACGTTCCCGCGATGAGCAAGAGCGAGATCCTCGTCGAGAAGGGCACGTCGTCGAAGATCCTCAACGACGGGGTCGCCGGGTACTACACGGACCCGGTCAAGGCGACGCTGCCGACGTCGGACAAGAAGGGCAACTTCTCCCTCGCGGCGCACCGGGACGGGCACGGCGCCAAGTTCCACAACATCCACAAGCTCGCCGAGGGCGATCCGATCGTCTTCGAGACGAAGGACAAGTGGTACGTCTACAAGGTCTACTCCGTCCTTCCGGAGACCTCGAAGTACAACGTCCAGGTCCTCGGGGACGTCCCGAAGGAGTCGGGGAAGACCAAGGCGGGCCACTACATCACGCTGACGACCTGCACGCCGGTCTACACGAGCCGCTACCGGTACGTCGTGTGGGGCGAACTGCAGCGCGTCGAGAAGGTGGACGAGCAGCGCACACCGCCGAAGGAACTGCGCTGA